In the Streptomyces formicae genome, one interval contains:
- a CDS encoding enoyl-CoA hydratase/isomerase family protein translates to MTVDPSRAEEPPPSSLTGEKSVLRLTFEGPLAVLTMDSAPMNLFDEAMWAAWADAVEWLTAHPPRALLVRAEGRVVSAGVDVRVFADLDPAEAESFWRTHLGITQALEALPCPTVFAAHSLTLTAAFELALACDLVVATAQARFGLVERKIAFTPSMGGTQRLALRAGPSRARELVMTGDLYRGSVLAEWGVVNALLPQASFDTDARAYAMRLATGPTRAHRATKEIVRTCLAEGVAAADEALPRIAAEVTATSDHRRAVTAFLTDGPEHETAYEGR, encoded by the coding sequence ATGACGGTCGACCCGTCCCGCGCGGAAGAGCCTCCCCCTTCCTCCCTCACGGGCGAGAAGTCGGTGCTGCGCCTCACCTTCGAAGGGCCGCTCGCCGTCCTCACCATGGACAGCGCGCCGATGAACCTGTTCGACGAGGCGATGTGGGCGGCGTGGGCGGACGCGGTCGAGTGGCTGACCGCCCATCCGCCCCGCGCGCTGCTCGTCCGCGCCGAGGGCCGGGTGGTCAGCGCGGGCGTGGACGTACGCGTCTTCGCCGACCTCGACCCGGCCGAAGCGGAGTCCTTCTGGCGTACACACCTGGGCATCACGCAGGCGCTGGAGGCCCTGCCCTGCCCCACGGTGTTCGCCGCGCACTCGCTCACCCTCACCGCCGCCTTCGAACTGGCCCTGGCCTGCGACCTGGTGGTGGCGACGGCACAGGCCCGGTTCGGCCTGGTCGAGCGGAAGATCGCGTTCACCCCGTCGATGGGCGGCACCCAGCGCCTCGCCCTGCGCGCGGGCCCCTCCCGGGCCCGTGAGCTCGTCATGACGGGCGACCTCTACCGAGGCTCCGTGCTCGCCGAGTGGGGCGTGGTCAACGCCCTGTTGCCGCAGGCGTCGTTCGACACCGACGCCCGCGCGTACGCGATGCGCCTGGCCACGGGCCCGACCCGCGCCCACCGGGCCACCAAGGAGATCGTGCGCACCTGCCTCGCCGAGGGCGTCGCGGCGGCGGACGAAGCCCTGCCGCGCATCGCGGCCGAGGTCACGGCGACCAGCGACCACCGACGGGCCGTCACGGCGTTCCTGACGGACGGTCCGGAGCACGAAACCGCGTACGAAGGCCGCTGA
- a CDS encoding beta-ketoacyl synthase N-terminal-like domain-containing protein, whose amino-acid sequence MNRGTAGAASASGAPRVFITGLGVISPAGAGVEPFWNDLCAGRSRFEELPPLYAGMKPGILGGRVPQDARETALAHVDAVTREQPRAASLFAEFAALEALRDAGLTPGDAALRSAVVCVGSSDGQAEALEDVVAGRRDITGTGGFSSYSIAQGVARTVGASGPAYLLQSTCASANVALSCALEMLRAGIADTAVVGGCDPYSEKNIIGFNTLQAIGPKPCKPFTKGRRFVTPSEGSGMFVLQTERALRPDATPYAEVLATAISNDASHPTAPDREGVAACHRRSLEEAGLKADDIDVIFAHGTGSRANDTIEGGIFAEQYPRAAVTAIKSTIGHLMGAAGAAGVVAACLALRHRQVPPTAVDPDDVELDINLVTGGPLAVPDLRHVQNNAFGFGGNNAISIFRSAS is encoded by the coding sequence GTGAACCGGGGAACAGCAGGCGCGGCGAGCGCATCGGGCGCACCGAGGGTCTTCATCACCGGGCTCGGCGTCATCTCGCCCGCGGGCGCGGGCGTCGAGCCCTTCTGGAACGACCTGTGCGCGGGCCGCAGCCGCTTCGAGGAACTGCCCCCGCTCTACGCGGGGATGAAGCCCGGCATCCTCGGCGGCCGGGTGCCCCAGGACGCCCGCGAGACCGCGCTCGCGCACGTGGACGCGGTCACCAGGGAGCAGCCGAGGGCCGCTTCCCTGTTCGCCGAGTTCGCCGCGCTCGAAGCGCTGCGGGACGCCGGTCTCACCCCCGGCGACGCCGCGCTGCGCTCCGCCGTCGTCTGCGTCGGCAGCAGTGACGGCCAGGCCGAGGCGCTGGAGGACGTGGTCGCGGGGCGCCGCGACATCACCGGCACCGGCGGCTTCTCCAGCTACTCGATCGCCCAGGGCGTGGCCCGCACCGTCGGCGCGTCGGGCCCGGCGTACCTGCTGCAGAGCACCTGCGCGTCGGCGAACGTCGCGCTGTCCTGCGCGCTGGAGATGCTCCGCGCGGGCATCGCGGACACCGCCGTGGTCGGGGGCTGCGACCCGTACTCGGAGAAGAACATCATCGGGTTCAACACCCTCCAGGCGATCGGCCCCAAGCCCTGCAAGCCCTTCACCAAGGGGCGGCGCTTCGTCACGCCGTCGGAGGGCTCGGGCATGTTCGTGCTCCAGACCGAGCGGGCCCTGCGCCCGGACGCGACTCCGTACGCCGAGGTGCTCGCCACCGCCATCAGCAACGACGCGAGCCACCCGACCGCCCCCGACCGCGAGGGCGTCGCCGCCTGTCACCGGCGCTCGCTGGAGGAGGCCGGGCTCAAGGCGGACGACATCGACGTGATCTTCGCGCACGGCACGGGCAGCCGCGCCAACGACACCATCGAGGGCGGCATCTTCGCGGAGCAGTACCCGCGGGCCGCGGTCACCGCGATCAAGAGCACCATCGGGCACCTGATGGGCGCGGCGGGCGCGGCCGGAGTCGTGGCGGCCTGCCTGGCCCTTCGCCACCGCCAGGTGCCGCCGACCGCGGTCGACCCCGACGACGTCGAGCTGGACATCAACCTGGTCACCGGGGGGCCGCTCGCCGTGCCCGACCTGCGGCACGTCCAGAACAACGCGTTCGGGTTCGGCGGCAACAACGCGATCAGCATCTTCCGGAGCGCCTCATGA